A region from the Acipenser ruthenus chromosome 13, fAciRut3.2 maternal haplotype, whole genome shotgun sequence genome encodes:
- the LOC117973469 gene encoding 4-aminobutyrate aminotransferase, mitochondrial isoform X1, translating into MTSTLLCRQLAVNLQQNLRLSTPSYRCISKAATKSSPDLEFDGPSMKTEVPGPRSRELTEQLDKIQNTGAINFFCNYEESRGNYLVDVDGNRMLDLYTQISSIPIGYNHPALLKVMQNPQNLSAFVNRPALGILPPENFPGNLLDALLSIAPKGLRKVQTMACGSCSNENAYKAIFIWYRNKERGNMKPTKEDLDSCLINQAPGCPEFSILSFMGGFHGRTLGCLATTHSKAMHKLDVPTFDWPIAPFPRLRYPLEEFVRENAQEEAHCLEEVEDLIVKYRKKGKTVAGIVVEPIQSEGGDNHASTDFFKKLRDIAKKHGCVFHVDEVQTGGGGTGKFWAHEHWGMDDPADIVSFSKKMLSGGYFHKDELTPAEPYRIFNTWMGDPSKNLLLNEVLNVIQTENLLDEVSRAGKVLMDGLYDFQARYPHLLSAARGQGTFLAIDVTDEATRNNLIIKARNKGVVLGGCGERSIRFRPTLVFKQHHAHVFLNIFNDILAEYK; encoded by the exons ATGACTTCCACTCTGCTGTGCCGCCAGCTCGCTGTCAATCTGCAGCAGAACCTGCGACTGTCGACGCCAA GTTACAGATGCATCAGCAAGGCTGCGACTAAGAGCTCACCGGATCTGGAGTTCGATGGGCCTTCCATGAAGACCGAGGTTCCTGGTCCCAGATCCAGG GAGCTGACAGAACAGCTGGATAAGATCCAG AACACCGGCGCGATAAACTTCTTCTGCAACTACGAGGAGAGCCGAGGGAATTACCTGGTGGACGTGGATGGGAACAGGATGCTGGACCTCTACACTCAGATCTCATCCATCCCCATTG GTTACAATCACCCAGCACTCCTCAAAGTGATGCAGAACCCGCAGAATTTG AGCGCTTTTGTGAACAGACCCGCTCTGGGGATTCTGCCTCCAGAGAACTTCCCTGGGAACCTGTTAGATGCGTTACTGTCA ATCGCCCCCAAAGGCCTCCGGAAAGTCCAGACCATGGCCTGTGGGTCTTGCTCCAATGAAAATGCCTACAAGGCAATCTTCATCTGGTACAGA AACAAGGAGAGGGGGAACATGAAGCCCACCAAAGAGGATCTGGATTCGTGTTTGATCAACCAG GCTCCTGGATGCCCTGAGTTCAGTATCCTATCCTTCATGGGTGGATTCCACGGCAGGACTCTAG GCTGCCTCGCGACGACGCACTCCAAGGCCATGCACAAGCTGGACGTGCCCACGTTCGACTGGCCCATCGCCCCGTTCCCCAGGCTGCGCTACCCGCTGGAGGAGTTTGTGCGGGAGAACGCGCAGGAGGAGGCGCACTgcctggaggaggtggaggaccTCATCGTGAAGTACAGGAAGAAAGGCAAGACGGTGGCCGGGATCGTGGTGGAGCCCATCCAGTCCGAGGGAGGGGACAACCACGCCTCTACAGACTTCTTCAAGAAGCTCCGGGACATCGCCAAGAAG cacGGCTGTGTGTTCCATGTGGATGAGGTCCAGACTGGAGGGGGCGGCACTGGGAAGTTCTGGGCCCATGAACACTGGGGGATGGACGACCCGGCCGACATCGTCTCCTTCAGTAAGAAGATGCTCAGCGGAGGATACTTCCACAAGGACGAGCTGACTCCTGCTGAG CCATACCGAATCTTCAACACGTGGATGGGAGACCCATCTAAGAACCTGCTCTTGAATGAAGTCCTCAACGTGATCCAGACTGAGAATCTGCTGGACGAGGTTTCCCGGGCTGGGAAAGTGCTGATGGATGGACTGTATGATTTTCAG GCTCGCTACCCCCATCTTCTGAGTGCAGCCAGGGGCCAGGGTACCTTCCTAGCCATCGACGTGACAGATGAGGCAACACGCAACAACCTGATCATAAAGGCCAGGAACAAAG GTGTCGTTCTCGGAGGCTGCGGAGAGCGTTCCATTCGGTTCCGCCCCACCTTGGTCTTCAAACAGCACCACGCCCATGTCTTCCTGAACATCTTCAATGACATCCTGGCAGAGTACAAATAG
- the mettl22 gene encoding methyltransferase-like protein 22 isoform X1, translating into MDNITFRSDTVLSDIHLLQPNTRHLMVRLNAVGQPVFVSQFKVLWDSERLDRSESPPPSYTDQQPPENTADCGSPEQEREGEEEEEEEEEGEDGRRRSWGLEPLLDEDGDLDVVRRPRGGDGPGRDRIYPIILSKGEEAASDGDELEESDCGVIRIEHTMATPLEDVGKQVWRGAFLMADFILSHRDLFQGCTVLELGAGTGVTSIVMATVAKRVYCTDVGQDLLSMCERNVALNKHILESGGRRLPVPGIDLSMCERNVALNKHILESGDGDVKVCELDWMRDDFCTDPEVEFSWTEDEVADLHDNTTVLIAADVCYDDDLTDGLFRTLYRIMSNLRHPCTLYFSIEKRLNFTLQHMDVSCEAYDHFRSCLSDLKNITDGKMIFTVEPVQLCFPQFLIYERIKQLELWKITSSHSDQMKATPAM; encoded by the exons ATGGATAACATCACGTTCAGGAGCGACACTGTGCTGTCAGACATCCACCTTCTCCAGCCCAACACCCGGCACCTcatggtgaggctgaacgcggtCGGACAACCAG TTTTTGTATCGCAGTTCAAGGTCCTGTGGGATAGTGAGCGACTGGACCGGAGTGAGTCCCCTCCTCCATCATACACTGATCAGCAACCTCCAGAAAACACTGCAGACTgtggatcacctgagcaggagagagagggg gaggaggaggaggaggaggaggaggaaggggaggaTGGACGGCGGCGGTCTTGGGGTCTGGAGCCCCTGCTGGACGAGGATGGAGATCTGGACGTGGTCCGAAGGCCGAGGGGGGGAGACGGCCCTGGGAGGGACAGGATCTATCCCATAATCCTGAGCAAAGGGGAGGAGGCAGCCAGCGATGGGGACGAGCTGGAAGAGAGTGACTGCGGTGTCATTAGGATCG AACATACGATGGCCACTCCATTAGAAGATGTTGGGAAgcag GTGTGGCGAGGAGCCTTTCTCATGGCTGACTTCATCCTGTCTCACCGGGACCTGTTCCAGGGCTGCACCGTGCTGGAGCTGGGGGCCGGCACGGGGGTTACCAGCATCGTCATGGCCACGGTTGCCAAGAGGGTCTACTGCACAG ATGTTGGTCAAGACTTGCTGAGCATGTGCGAGAGAAACGTTGCTTTAAACAAGCATATCCTGGAGTCAGGAGGTAGGAGGCTGCCTGTCCCCGGGATTGATCTGAGCATGTGCGAGAGAAACGTTGCTTTAAACAAGCATATCCTAGAGTCAGGAG acggGGACGTGAAGGTTTGTGAGCTGGACTGGATGAGAGATGATTTCTGCACTG atcCAGAGGTGGAATTCAGCTGGACAGAAGACGAGGTGGCAGATCTACACGACAACACCACTGTGCTGATAGCAGCGGACG TGTGCTACGATGACGACCTGACGGATGGCTTGTTTAGGACTCTGTACAGAATCATGAGCAACTTGAGACACCCCTGcactctttatttttctattgagaAAAG GCTGAACTTCACACTGCAGCACATGGACGTGTCGTGCGAGGCGTATGATCACTTCCGCTCCTGTCTGTCCGACTTGAAGAACATCACCGACGGCAAAATGATCTTCACCGTGGAGCCTGTTCAACTCTGCTTCCCACAGTTCCTCATCTATGAACGCATCAAACAGCTG GAGCTGTGGAAAATCACTTCTTCACATTCTGATCAGATGAAAGCTACCCCAGCAATGTGA
- the LOC117418422 gene encoding calcium-regulated heat-stable protein 1, translating to MSSNASSPLSPGSPQSPLSPGSLCLPECGHTRERCPSPMRGYLIPSPLPTRRSRTCSAAARAAEGPVYTGVCKCFSRAKGHGFITPSDGGSDVFVHISDIEGEYVPVEGDEVSYKLCSIPPKMEKVQAVEVTITHLAPGTKHETWSGHVISS from the exons ATGTCCTCGAACGCCTCCTCCCCGCTCTCCCCTGGCTCCCCGCagtctcccctctccccagggTCCCTGTGCCTGCCCGAGTGCGGACACACCCGAGAACGCTGCCCGTCGCCCATGAGGGGCTACCTGATCCCCAGCCCCCTGCCCACCCGTCGCTCCAGGACCTGCTCCGC GGCAGCGCGGGCTGCGGAGGGCCCGGTGTACACGGGCGTGTGTAAGTGCTTCTCTCGCGCCAAAGGACACGGCTTCATCACGCCCTCGGACGGAGGCTCGGACGTGTTCGTGCACATCTCGGA CATCGAAGGAGAGTACGTTCCAGTGGAGGGAGATGAGGTCTCCTACAAGCTGTGCTCCATTCCTCCGAAGATGGAGAAGGTCCAAGCTGTGGAAGTGACCATCACCCACCTCGCCCCTGGCACCAAGCATGAGACCTGGTCAGGGCATGTCATCAGCAGCTAG
- the LOC117418421 gene encoding phosphomannomutase 2, whose product MCAALYCIINAMAGSSVDTTTLCLFDVDGTLTAARQRVTPEMDAFLQRLRQKVKVGVVGGSDFEKIKEQLGADVVEKVDYVFAENGLVAYKAGKLLSVQSIQAHLGEELLQDFINFCLNYMAKIKLPKKRGTFIEFRNGMLNVSPVGRSCSQEERMEFFELDKKEHIRDKFVAALRNEFVGRGLAFSIGGQISFDVFPEGWDKRYCLGILEKDAYEKIHFFGDKTMPGGNDYEIYMDPRTIGHKVSCPEDTQRICEELFQ is encoded by the exons atgtgtgcagcgctgtactgtattataaatgCAATGGCTGGCTCAAGCGTGGACACGACAACCCTGTGCTTGTTTGATGTCGACGGCACTCTAACCGCGGCTAGACAG AGAGTCACCCCCGAGATGGACGCCTTCCTCCAGAGGCTGAGGCAGAAGGTGAAAGTCGGGGTTGTGGGAGGATCGGATTTCGAGAAGATTAAGGAGCAACTCGGGGCGGACG taGTGGAGAAGGTTGATTATGTGTTTGCTGAAAACGGCCTGGTCGCGTACAAAGCTGGCAAACTGCTGTCCGTACAG AGTATACAAGCTCATCTtggggaagaactccttcaggaCTTTATCAACTTCTGTTTGAATTACATGGCAAAGATTAAACTCCCCAAGAAAAG AGGGACTTTCATCGAGTTCCGAAACGGAATGCTGAACGTGTCACCGGTGGGGCGGAGCTGCAGTCAGGAAGAACGAATGGAGTTCTTTGAGCTGGATAAA aaagaACATATCCGAGATAAATTTGTAGCCGCTCTCAGGAACGAGTTTGTCGGACGTGGGCTGGCGTTCTCTATAG GAGGACAGATCAGCTTTGACGTGTTTCCGGAGGGCTGGGATAAGAGGTACTGCCTGGGCATCCTGGAAAAGGATGCATACGAGAAGATCCATTTCTTTGGAGATAAAACCATGCCG GGGGGTAATGACTATGAGATCTACATGGACCCCCGGACAATAGGACACAAGGTCTCCTGTCCAGAGGACACCCAGCGCATCTGTGAGGAGCTCTTCCAGTAA
- the LOC117973469 gene encoding 4-aminobutyrate aminotransferase, mitochondrial isoform X2 has product MLDLYTQISSIPIGYNHPALLKVMQNPQNLSAFVNRPALGILPPENFPGNLLDALLSIAPKGLRKVQTMACGSCSNENAYKAIFIWYRNKERGNMKPTKEDLDSCLINQAPGCPEFSILSFMGGFHGRTLGCLATTHSKAMHKLDVPTFDWPIAPFPRLRYPLEEFVRENAQEEAHCLEEVEDLIVKYRKKGKTVAGIVVEPIQSEGGDNHASTDFFKKLRDIAKKHGCVFHVDEVQTGGGGTGKFWAHEHWGMDDPADIVSFSKKMLSGGYFHKDELTPAEPYRIFNTWMGDPSKNLLLNEVLNVIQTENLLDEVSRAGKVLMDGLYDFQARYPHLLSAARGQGTFLAIDVTDEATRNNLIIKARNKGVVLGGCGERSIRFRPTLVFKQHHAHVFLNIFNDILAEYK; this is encoded by the exons ATGCTGGACCTCTACACTCAGATCTCATCCATCCCCATTG GTTACAATCACCCAGCACTCCTCAAAGTGATGCAGAACCCGCAGAATTTG AGCGCTTTTGTGAACAGACCCGCTCTGGGGATTCTGCCTCCAGAGAACTTCCCTGGGAACCTGTTAGATGCGTTACTGTCA ATCGCCCCCAAAGGCCTCCGGAAAGTCCAGACCATGGCCTGTGGGTCTTGCTCCAATGAAAATGCCTACAAGGCAATCTTCATCTGGTACAGA AACAAGGAGAGGGGGAACATGAAGCCCACCAAAGAGGATCTGGATTCGTGTTTGATCAACCAG GCTCCTGGATGCCCTGAGTTCAGTATCCTATCCTTCATGGGTGGATTCCACGGCAGGACTCTAG GCTGCCTCGCGACGACGCACTCCAAGGCCATGCACAAGCTGGACGTGCCCACGTTCGACTGGCCCATCGCCCCGTTCCCCAGGCTGCGCTACCCGCTGGAGGAGTTTGTGCGGGAGAACGCGCAGGAGGAGGCGCACTgcctggaggaggtggaggaccTCATCGTGAAGTACAGGAAGAAAGGCAAGACGGTGGCCGGGATCGTGGTGGAGCCCATCCAGTCCGAGGGAGGGGACAACCACGCCTCTACAGACTTCTTCAAGAAGCTCCGGGACATCGCCAAGAAG cacGGCTGTGTGTTCCATGTGGATGAGGTCCAGACTGGAGGGGGCGGCACTGGGAAGTTCTGGGCCCATGAACACTGGGGGATGGACGACCCGGCCGACATCGTCTCCTTCAGTAAGAAGATGCTCAGCGGAGGATACTTCCACAAGGACGAGCTGACTCCTGCTGAG CCATACCGAATCTTCAACACGTGGATGGGAGACCCATCTAAGAACCTGCTCTTGAATGAAGTCCTCAACGTGATCCAGACTGAGAATCTGCTGGACGAGGTTTCCCGGGCTGGGAAAGTGCTGATGGATGGACTGTATGATTTTCAG GCTCGCTACCCCCATCTTCTGAGTGCAGCCAGGGGCCAGGGTACCTTCCTAGCCATCGACGTGACAGATGAGGCAACACGCAACAACCTGATCATAAAGGCCAGGAACAAAG GTGTCGTTCTCGGAGGCTGCGGAGAGCGTTCCATTCGGTTCCGCCCCACCTTGGTCTTCAAACAGCACCACGCCCATGTCTTCCTGAACATCTTCAATGACATCCTGGCAGAGTACAAATAG
- the mettl22 gene encoding methyltransferase-like protein 22 isoform X2: protein MDNITFRSDTVLSDIHLLQPNTRHLMVRLNAVGQPVFVSQFKVLWDSERLDRSESPPPSYTDQQPPENTADCGSPEQEREGEEEEEEEEEGEDGRRRSWGLEPLLDEDGDLDVVRRPRGGDGPGRDRIYPIILSKGEEAASDGDELEESDCGVIRIEHTMATPLEDVGKQVWRGAFLMADFILSHRDLFQGCTVLELGAGTGVTSIVMATVAKRVYCTDVGQDLLSMCERNVALNKHILESGDGDVKVCELDWMRDDFCTDPEVEFSWTEDEVADLHDNTTVLIAADVCYDDDLTDGLFRTLYRIMSNLRHPCTLYFSIEKRLNFTLQHMDVSCEAYDHFRSCLSDLKNITDGKMIFTVEPVQLCFPQFLIYERIKQLELWKITSSHSDQMKATPAM from the exons ATGGATAACATCACGTTCAGGAGCGACACTGTGCTGTCAGACATCCACCTTCTCCAGCCCAACACCCGGCACCTcatggtgaggctgaacgcggtCGGACAACCAG TTTTTGTATCGCAGTTCAAGGTCCTGTGGGATAGTGAGCGACTGGACCGGAGTGAGTCCCCTCCTCCATCATACACTGATCAGCAACCTCCAGAAAACACTGCAGACTgtggatcacctgagcaggagagagagggg gaggaggaggaggaggaggaggaggaaggggaggaTGGACGGCGGCGGTCTTGGGGTCTGGAGCCCCTGCTGGACGAGGATGGAGATCTGGACGTGGTCCGAAGGCCGAGGGGGGGAGACGGCCCTGGGAGGGACAGGATCTATCCCATAATCCTGAGCAAAGGGGAGGAGGCAGCCAGCGATGGGGACGAGCTGGAAGAGAGTGACTGCGGTGTCATTAGGATCG AACATACGATGGCCACTCCATTAGAAGATGTTGGGAAgcag GTGTGGCGAGGAGCCTTTCTCATGGCTGACTTCATCCTGTCTCACCGGGACCTGTTCCAGGGCTGCACCGTGCTGGAGCTGGGGGCCGGCACGGGGGTTACCAGCATCGTCATGGCCACGGTTGCCAAGAGGGTCTACTGCACAG ATGTTGGTCAAGACTTGCTGAGCATGTGCGAGAGAAACGTTGCTTTAAACAAGCATATCCTGGAGTCAGGAG acggGGACGTGAAGGTTTGTGAGCTGGACTGGATGAGAGATGATTTCTGCACTG atcCAGAGGTGGAATTCAGCTGGACAGAAGACGAGGTGGCAGATCTACACGACAACACCACTGTGCTGATAGCAGCGGACG TGTGCTACGATGACGACCTGACGGATGGCTTGTTTAGGACTCTGTACAGAATCATGAGCAACTTGAGACACCCCTGcactctttatttttctattgagaAAAG GCTGAACTTCACACTGCAGCACATGGACGTGTCGTGCGAGGCGTATGATCACTTCCGCTCCTGTCTGTCCGACTTGAAGAACATCACCGACGGCAAAATGATCTTCACCGTGGAGCCTGTTCAACTCTGCTTCCCACAGTTCCTCATCTATGAACGCATCAAACAGCTG GAGCTGTGGAAAATCACTTCTTCACATTCTGATCAGATGAAAGCTACCCCAGCAATGTGA
- the mettl22 gene encoding methyltransferase-like protein 22 isoform X3: protein MDNITFRSDTVLSDIHLLQPNTRHLMVRLNAVGQPVFVSQFKVLWDSERLDRSESPPPSYTDQQPPENTADCGSPEQEREGEEEEEEEEEGEDGRRRSWGLEPLLDEDGDLDVVRRPRGGDGPGRDRIYPIILSKGEEAASDGDELEESDCGVIRIEHTMATPLEDVGKQVWRGAFLMADFILSHRDLFQGCTVLELGAGTGVTSIVMATVAKRVYCTDGDVKVCELDWMRDDFCTDPEVEFSWTEDEVADLHDNTTVLIAADVCYDDDLTDGLFRTLYRIMSNLRHPCTLYFSIEKRLNFTLQHMDVSCEAYDHFRSCLSDLKNITDGKMIFTVEPVQLCFPQFLIYERIKQLELWKITSSHSDQMKATPAM from the exons ATGGATAACATCACGTTCAGGAGCGACACTGTGCTGTCAGACATCCACCTTCTCCAGCCCAACACCCGGCACCTcatggtgaggctgaacgcggtCGGACAACCAG TTTTTGTATCGCAGTTCAAGGTCCTGTGGGATAGTGAGCGACTGGACCGGAGTGAGTCCCCTCCTCCATCATACACTGATCAGCAACCTCCAGAAAACACTGCAGACTgtggatcacctgagcaggagagagagggg gaggaggaggaggaggaggaggaggaaggggaggaTGGACGGCGGCGGTCTTGGGGTCTGGAGCCCCTGCTGGACGAGGATGGAGATCTGGACGTGGTCCGAAGGCCGAGGGGGGGAGACGGCCCTGGGAGGGACAGGATCTATCCCATAATCCTGAGCAAAGGGGAGGAGGCAGCCAGCGATGGGGACGAGCTGGAAGAGAGTGACTGCGGTGTCATTAGGATCG AACATACGATGGCCACTCCATTAGAAGATGTTGGGAAgcag GTGTGGCGAGGAGCCTTTCTCATGGCTGACTTCATCCTGTCTCACCGGGACCTGTTCCAGGGCTGCACCGTGCTGGAGCTGGGGGCCGGCACGGGGGTTACCAGCATCGTCATGGCCACGGTTGCCAAGAGGGTCTACTGCACAG acggGGACGTGAAGGTTTGTGAGCTGGACTGGATGAGAGATGATTTCTGCACTG atcCAGAGGTGGAATTCAGCTGGACAGAAGACGAGGTGGCAGATCTACACGACAACACCACTGTGCTGATAGCAGCGGACG TGTGCTACGATGACGACCTGACGGATGGCTTGTTTAGGACTCTGTACAGAATCATGAGCAACTTGAGACACCCCTGcactctttatttttctattgagaAAAG GCTGAACTTCACACTGCAGCACATGGACGTGTCGTGCGAGGCGTATGATCACTTCCGCTCCTGTCTGTCCGACTTGAAGAACATCACCGACGGCAAAATGATCTTCACCGTGGAGCCTGTTCAACTCTGCTTCCCACAGTTCCTCATCTATGAACGCATCAAACAGCTG GAGCTGTGGAAAATCACTTCTTCACATTCTGATCAGATGAAAGCTACCCCAGCAATGTGA